In Salmo trutta chromosome 37, fSalTru1.1, whole genome shotgun sequence, the following proteins share a genomic window:
- the LOC115176661 gene encoding potassium-transporting ATPase alpha chain 1, protein MSKGDSYDMFEMNGEVDVKMKKKKKIKKKDRLEGMKKEMDIDDHEITIEELEMRYTTSVTKGLTSSKAAEVLERDGPNELLPPKGTPEYVKFARQLAGGLQCLMWVAAVICFIAFGIEFSRGTLGCFDDLYLAITLITVVVVTGCFGYYQEFKSTNIIASFKNLVPQQALVIRDGQKNQINAMDLVVGDLVEIKGGDRVPADIRIIFAQGCKVDNSSLTGESEPQSKTPECTHENPLETKNIAFFSTTCLEGVATGTVINTGDRTIIGRIASLASGVGNEKTPIAIEIEHFVDIIAGLAIFFGFTFFVVAMFIGYAFLEAMIFFMAIVVAYVPEGLLATVTVCLSLTAKRLARKNCVVKNLEAVETLGSTSVICSDKTGTLTQNRMTVAHLWFDNVIHAADTTEDQSGQSFDQSSETWRSLARVAGLCNRAVFKPNQESLPIPRRIVVGDASETALLKFTELAIGNMMEYRERFKKVVEVPFNSTNKFQLSVHELEDPMDLRYLLVMKGAPERILERCSTILIKGQEMPLEEQWREAFQTAYMDLGSLGERVLGFCHIYLNENEFPRGYKFDSDEMNFTTSGLCFAGLISMIDPPRATVPDAVMKCRTAGIRVVMVTGDHPITARAIAANVGIITEGSETVEDIATRKRIPVEQVNRRDARACVISGGQLKDMSSEELDEALRSHPEMVFARTSPQQKLIIVESCQRLGSIVAVTGDGVNDSPALKKADIGIAMGIAGSDAAKNAADMILLDDNFASIVTGVEQGRLIFDNLKKSIAYTLTKNIPELTPYLIYITVSVPLPLGCITILMIELATDIFPSVSLAYEKAESDIMHLKPRNPRKDRLVNESLAAYSYFQIGAIQSFAGFTDYFTAMAQEGWYPLLCVGLRSHWENVHLQDLQDSYGQEWTYAQRLYQQYTCYTVFFISIEICQIADVLIRKTRRLSIFQQGFFRNKVLVSAIVFQLLLGNLLCYCPGMPNIFNFMPIRGQWWFVPIPYGILIFVYDEIRKLGVRRHPGSWWDQELYY, encoded by the exons ATGAGTAAAGGG GACTCTTACGACATGTTTGAGATGAATGGAGAGGTGGATGTCAAgatgaagaaaaagaagaagataAAGAAAAAGGATAGGCTAGAGGGCATGAAGAAGGAGATGGACATT GATGACCACGAGATCACAATAGAAGAGCTAGAGATGAGGTATACCACCAGTGTTACCAAG GGCCTGACCTCCAGCAAAGCCGCGGAGGTTCTGGAGCGGGACGGCCCCAACGAACTGCTGCCCCCCAAAGGGACCCCAGAATACGTCAAGTTTGCCCGCCAGCTGGCCGGAGGGCTGCAGTGTCTGATGTGGGTGGCAGCCGTCATCTGCTTCATTGCTTTCGGCATCGAGTTCTCCAGGGGAACCCTGGGCTGCTTTGACGAT CTGTACCTCGCCATCACTCTGATCACTGTTGTTGTGGTGACTGGCTGTTTCGGTTACTACCAAGAGTTTAAGAGCACCAACATCATCGCCAGCTTCAAAAATCTAGTGCCACAG CAAGCCCTGGTGATCCGTGACGGGCAGAAGAACCAGATCAATGCCATGGACCTGGTGGTGGGAGACCTGGTGGAGATTAAGGGTGGTGACCGCGTGCCTGCTGACATCCGCATCATCTTTGCCCAGGGCTGTAAG GTGGATAACTCATCTCTGACAGGAGAGTCAGAGCCCCAGAGCAAAACCCCGGAGTGTACCCACGAGAACCCCCTAGAGACCAAGAACATCGCCTTCTTCTCCACCACCTGCCTGGAAG GAGTGGCCACAGGAACGGTCATCAACACGGGTGACCGCACCATCATTGGCCGCATTGCCAGCTTGGCGTCAGGCGTAGGCAATGAGAAGACGCCAATTGCCATAGAGATTGAGCACTTTGTTGACATCATTGCTGGGCTGGCCATCTTTTTTGGCTTCACCTTCTTCGTGGTGGCCATGTTTATCGGCTATGCCTTCCTGGAGGCTATGATCTTCTTCATGGCCATCGTGGTGGCTTATGTACCTGAGGGGCTGCTGGCTACTGTCACT gtgtgtctgtcgctgacGGCCAAGCGTCTGGCCAGGAAGAACTGTGTGGTGAAGAACCTGGAGGCTGTGGAGACCCTGGGCTCCACCTCGGTCATTTGCTCCGACAAGACGGGCACTCTGACCCAGAACAGGATGACCGTGGCCCACCTGTGGTTCGACAATGTGATCCATGCCGCAGACACCACAGAGGACCAATCAGGTCAGAGCTTTGACCAATCATCCGAGACATGGCGATCGTTGGCGAGAGTGGCAGGACTCTGTAACCGGGCCGTCTTCAAACCCAACCAGGAGTCTCTGCCTATTCCTAGG AGAATAGTGGTGGGCGACGCCTCAGAGACAGCTCTGCTGAAGTTCACTGAGCTGGCCATAGGGAACATGATGGAATACAGGGAGCGATTCAAAAAGGTTGTTGAAGTACCATTCAACTCCACCAACAAGTTCCAG CTGTCAGTGCATGAGTTGGAAGACCCCATGGACCTGCGCTACCTGCTGGTGATGAAGGGGGCGCCAGAGAGGATCTTGGAGCGCTGCTCCACCATCCTGATCAAGGGCCAGGAGATGCCTCTGGAGGAACAGTGGAGAGAGGCCTTCCAGACCGCATACATGGACTTGGGGAGCCTGGGGGAGAGAGTGCTGG GTTTCTGTCACATCTATCTGAATGAGAATGAGTTCCCTCGTGGTTACAAGTTTGACTCTGATGAGATGAACTTCACCACGTCTGGTTTGTGTTTTGCTGGACTTATATCCATGATCGACCCACCCCGCGCCACTGTGCCTGACGCTGTCATGAAGTGCCGCACGGCTGGAATAAGG GTAGTCATGGTGACGGGTGACCACCCGATCACGGCCAGAGCCATCGCTGCCAACGTTGGCATCATCACAGAGGGCAGTGAGACAGTAGAGGACATTGCTACCAGGAAACGCATTCCAGTGGAGCAGGTCAACAGGAG GGATGCCCGTGCCTGTGTGATCAGTGGTGGTCAGCTGAAGGACATGAGCAGTGAAGAGCTGGACGAAGCGTTGAGGAGTCACCCTGAAATGGTGTTCGCCCGCACCTCCCCCCAGCAGAAACTCATCATCGTGGAGAGCTGTCAGCGCCTG GGCTCCATTGTGGCTGTGACAGGCGATGGGGTGAACGACTCCCCTGCGTTGAAAAAGGCAGACATCGGTATTGCCATGGGCATAGCTGGCTCCGATGCAGCTAAGAATGCAGCTGACATGATTCTGCTGGATGACAACTTTGCCTCCATCGTCACAGGGGTGGAGCAGG GCCGTCTGATCTTTGACAACCTGAAGAAATCCATTGCGTACACACTGACCAAGAACATTCCGGAGCTCACACCCTACCTCATCTACATCACTGTCAGTGTTCCTCTGCCATTGGGCTGCATCACCATCCTCATGATCGAGCTGGCCACTGACATT TTTCCCTCTGTGTCTCTGGCCTATGAGAAGGCAGAGAGTGATATTATGCATCTGAAACCCAGGAACCCACGTAAGGATAGGTTGGTGAACGAATCTCTGGCTGCCTACTCCTACTTCCAGATTG GAGCGATCCAGTCTTTCGCTGGTTTCACAGACTACTTTACAGCGATGGCCCAGGAAGGCTGGTAtcccctgctgtgtgtggggctCAGGTCCCACTGGGAGAACGTCCATCTGCAGGACCTGCAGGACAGCTATGGCCaggagtgg ACATACGCCCAGCGTCTGTATCAGCAGTACACCTGCTACACTGTCTTCTTCATCAGTATCGAGATCTGCCAGATCGCTGATGTGTTGATCAGGAAAACCCGCCGTCTGTCCATCTTCCAGCAGGGCTTCTTTAG GAACAAGGTGCTGGTGAGTGCCATCGTCTTCCAGCTGTTACTGGGTAACCTGCTGTGCTACTGCCCAGGGATGCCTAACATTTTCAACTTCATGCCCATTAG GGGCCAATGGTGGTTTGTTCCAATCCCATACGGAATTCTAATCTTTGTCTATGACGAGATCAGAAAGCTGGGGGTCAGAAGACATCCAGGAA GTTGGTGGGACCAGGAGCTGTATTATTGA